Proteins from one Arsenophonus apicola genomic window:
- the phoU gene encoding phosphate signaling complex protein PhoU: protein MDNLNYNRHISGQFNAELEHIRTELMKMGGLVEEQLKNAIEALHNQDQDLAKKVIEDDQKVNMMEVAIDEACVRIIAKRQPTASDLRLIMAISKTIAELERIGDVADKICEVALEKFSEQHQSLLVSLEALGGHTIQMLHNVLDAFARMDLDAAIGVYLEDKKVDEEYEGIVRQLMTYMMEDPRTIPSVLTALFCARSIERIGDRCQNICEFIFYYSKGQDFRHLGGDFVEKMLTKGSH, encoded by the coding sequence ATGGATAATTTAAATTACAACAGACATATTTCCGGCCAGTTTAATGCTGAGTTGGAGCATATTCGTACTGAATTAATGAAAATGGGTGGATTGGTAGAAGAACAACTAAAAAATGCCATTGAAGCTTTACATAACCAAGATCAGGATTTGGCAAAAAAAGTGATAGAGGACGATCAAAAAGTCAATATGATGGAGGTGGCGATTGATGAGGCATGTGTGCGCATTATTGCTAAGCGGCAGCCTACTGCCAGTGATTTACGTTTAATTATGGCAATTTCGAAAACCATTGCAGAACTTGAACGGATTGGTGATGTGGCTGATAAGATTTGTGAGGTTGCATTGGAGAAGTTTTCTGAGCAACATCAATCGCTTCTTGTCAGTCTGGAAGCGCTAGGTGGACATACTATTCAAATGTTACATAATGTGTTGGATGCGTTTGCTCGGATGGATTTGGATGCAGCAATTGGGGTTTATCTGGAAGATAAAAAAGTTGATGAAGAGTATGAAGGTATTGTTCGCCAACTCATGACTTATATGATGGAAGATCCTCGCACCATACCTAGTGTATTAACAGCGCTGTTTTGCGCGCGTTCTATTGAGCGAATAGGTGATCGGTGCCAAAATATTTGTGAATTTATTTTCTATTATTCAAAAGGGCAAGATTTTCGTCACTTAGGTGGGGATTTTGTGGAAAAAATGTTGACTAAGGGTAGTCATTAA
- a CDS encoding ABC transporter substrate-binding protein → MKSNLIATLLSVSLALVSGLAIADKLESIKKSGVISIAVFDSNPPFGFIDAKTKKLVGYDIDIAEAIANDFGVKLVLRPTNPANRIPLLTGGKVDLIGANFTITNERAKQVDFSIPDFATGQKFIARIKVLKTADDIIPLRIGADKGTVQEITLRERYPNTKVISYDDTPLAFAALRNGNVQAITQDDAKLVGLLGNLPAKVKADYEISPFSLTREYQALAAAKGETNLINAVNNTLLKLEKSGQAEIIYNRWFGPDTKAALPRGDFKFAPLEK, encoded by the coding sequence ATGAAATCCAATCTTATTGCAACTTTATTATCTGTCTCATTAGCCTTGGTCTCAGGGCTGGCGATAGCAGATAAATTGGAAAGTATCAAAAAATCTGGTGTGATCAGTATTGCTGTTTTTGATAGTAATCCACCTTTTGGTTTTATTGATGCTAAAACTAAAAAATTGGTGGGTTATGACATTGATATTGCTGAAGCGATTGCTAATGATTTTGGTGTTAAATTAGTATTACGTCCTACTAATCCAGCCAATCGAATACCTCTATTAACAGGAGGTAAGGTGGATCTGATTGGTGCTAACTTTACTATTACCAATGAACGCGCTAAACAAGTTGATTTTTCAATTCCTGATTTTGCCACTGGACAGAAGTTTATCGCACGTATTAAGGTATTAAAAACGGCTGATGACATTATTCCTTTACGTATCGGCGCGGATAAAGGAACAGTGCAGGAAATCACCCTACGTGAACGCTATCCTAATACTAAAGTAATATCTTACGATGATACGCCGCTTGCTTTTGCTGCATTACGAAATGGCAATGTACAAGCTATAACTCAAGATGACGCCAAACTTGTTGGTTTATTGGGGAATTTACCGGCCAAAGTGAAAGCAGATTATGAGATCTCACCTTTTAGTCTTACGCGTGAATATCAGGCATTAGCAGCCGCTAAAGGTGAAACGAATTTAATCAATGCAGTAAATAATACTTTATTAAAATTAGAAAAAAGTGGTCAGGCAGAAATAATTTATAATCGTTGGTTTGGCCCAGATACTAAAGCAGCACTACCACGTGGTGATTTTAAATTTGCACCATTAGAAAAATAA
- a CDS encoding amino acid ABC transporter permease: protein MFEYFFSTQLLAPEYLYWIWQGLVITIWISFCAIVFSSLLGFVVVAARDSQVIFLRWLAMIYISLFRNTPLLIQLFFWYFAVGGILPESVMQWLNTPHQLTILGIQLAWPSFEFLAGVIGLILYSTPFIAEEIRAGIYGVRQGQKFAALALGLSGWQAMRYVVLPQALKIAMPPLLGQYMNIVKNSSLTMAIGVAELSYVSRQIESQSLQTFAAFGVATILYIAIIAVMEAWGQWRQQRLLIKGH from the coding sequence ATGTTTGAATACTTTTTCTCTACCCAGCTATTAGCACCCGAGTATCTTTATTGGATTTGGCAGGGCTTAGTCATTACTATTTGGATCTCGTTTTGTGCCATAGTTTTCTCATCCCTGTTAGGATTTGTTGTCGTTGCTGCTAGAGATAGCCAGGTCATTTTTTTGCGTTGGTTGGCAATGATTTATATCTCACTATTTCGTAATACCCCATTATTAATACAGCTTTTTTTTTGGTACTTCGCTGTTGGAGGAATATTACCGGAATCAGTTATGCAATGGCTAAATACACCACATCAGCTCACTATTCTCGGTATTCAGCTAGCATGGCCATCATTTGAGTTTTTGGCCGGTGTGATTGGGTTAATCCTCTACTCTACTCCTTTTATTGCTGAAGAAATAAGAGCTGGTATTTATGGTGTAAGACAAGGGCAAAAATTTGCTGCCTTAGCATTAGGTTTATCAGGCTGGCAAGCCATGCGTTATGTTGTTTTGCCCCAAGCGTTAAAAATCGCAATGCCGCCTTTGTTGGGACAGTATATGAATATCGTGAAAAATTCTTCCCTGACCATGGCAATTGGTGTTGCTGAACTTTCTTATGTTTCTCGTCAGATTGAAAGTCAAAGTTTACAAACCTTTGCAGCATTTGGCGTGGCGACAATCCTTTATATCGCCATTATTGCTGTGATGGAAGCCTGGGGACAATGGCGTCAGCAACGTCTATTAATTAAGGGACATTAG
- a CDS encoding amino acid ABC transporter permease codes for MNFAVIADNWRYLLFGTFPDGPLEGAALTLLISLLAGGISIFLGIAGGIALAMLKGWWSNLLAAVLGFFRAIPVIMLIFWSYFLLPILLGTDIPELATVVCALALIASAYLAHGVKAGILAIGQGQWQAGMSLGFTRWAVLWHIILPQALRMMIPSFINQWIALIKDTSLAYIVGVAELSFLATQVNNREMIYPMEVFLFVALIYFIMCFSLEMIANQFLLRLEKNRSSLALLSGKQLKQLACL; via the coding sequence ATGAATTTTGCAGTCATTGCCGACAATTGGCGCTATCTGTTATTTGGTACATTTCCTGATGGCCCTTTAGAAGGCGCAGCATTGACACTGTTAATAAGTTTATTAGCAGGAGGTATCTCTATTTTTCTTGGTATTGCTGGTGGAATTGCATTAGCGATGTTAAAAGGTTGGTGGTCAAATTTGCTGGCAGCTGTATTAGGTTTTTTCCGTGCTATACCTGTCATCATGTTAATTTTCTGGAGTTACTTTCTATTACCTATTTTATTAGGCACGGATATTCCTGAACTGGCGACTGTAGTTTGTGCATTAGCTTTGATCGCGTCAGCTTATTTGGCACATGGAGTGAAAGCAGGTATTTTGGCTATTGGCCAAGGACAGTGGCAAGCCGGAATGTCGTTAGGTTTTACTCGTTGGGCGGTATTATGGCATATTATACTGCCGCAAGCGTTACGGATGATGATCCCCTCATTTATTAATCAATGGATTGCATTAATTAAAGATACTTCATTGGCTTATATTGTCGGAGTGGCAGAACTATCATTTTTAGCAACTCAAGTGAATAATCGAGAAATGATTTATCCAATGGAGGTTTTTCTATTTGTTGCTCTAATCTATTTTATTATGTGTTTTTCACTTGAGATGATCGCAAACCAATTCTTACTTCGTTTAGAAAAAAATCGGTCGTCACTGGCTCTATTGTCTGGCAAGCAACTAAAACAGTTGGCTTGCCTCTAA
- a CDS encoding NCS2 family permease — protein sequence MNKTDPIRQQSLLQRMFKLQEHGTTVRTEIIAGLTTFLTMVYIVFVNPQILSMAGMDIKAVFVTTCLVAALGSIMMGIVANLPVAVAPAMGLNAFFAFVVVGAMGYSWQVAMGAIFWGAVGLFLLTLFHIRYWIIAHIPLSLRVGITSGIGLFIALMGLKNAGIIVANPDTLVAIGNFSQSNVLLGILGFFIIAVLAARHIHAAVLVSIVITTIIGMIIGDVQYNGFFALPPSIMTVVGHVDMIGSLDIALSGVIFSFMLINLFDSSGTLIGVTDKAGLADKTGKFPQMKQALYVDSLSSVAGSAMGTSSVTAYIESSSGVAIGGRTGLTAIVVGLLFLLTIFISPLASMVPAYATAGALIYVGVLMTSSLTRVKWHDLTESVPAFITAVMMPFSFSITEGIALGFIAYCVMKIGTGRWREIGSAVVIVALLFIAKIILVDA from the coding sequence ATGAACAAAACAGATCCGATCAGACAACAGAGTCTGCTTCAGCGCATGTTTAAATTACAAGAACATGGCACCACAGTTCGAACAGAAATCATCGCCGGATTGACGACGTTTTTGACAATGGTTTATATCGTTTTTGTTAATCCGCAAATTCTATCAATGGCAGGAATGGATATTAAAGCTGTTTTTGTCACTACCTGTCTAGTTGCGGCATTAGGTAGTATTATGATGGGGATCGTGGCCAATTTACCGGTAGCTGTGGCTCCTGCGATGGGATTAAATGCCTTTTTTGCTTTTGTCGTTGTTGGTGCTATGGGGTATTCCTGGCAAGTGGCAATGGGTGCAATCTTCTGGGGAGCTGTTGGTTTATTTCTCTTAACGCTTTTTCATATTCGTTACTGGATTATTGCGCATATCCCCTTAAGCTTACGGGTTGGTATCACTAGCGGTATTGGTTTATTTATTGCCCTGATGGGATTGAAAAATGCGGGCATTATTGTTGCTAATCCGGATACCCTAGTAGCAATTGGTAATTTTTCCCAATCTAATGTGTTATTGGGGATCTTAGGATTTTTTATCATTGCCGTGTTAGCCGCTCGTCATATTCATGCTGCAGTCCTTGTATCTATTGTGATCACCACGATTATTGGCATGATTATTGGGGATGTCCAATATAATGGTTTTTTTGCGTTACCACCTAGCATCATGACGGTTGTAGGACATGTCGATATGATTGGCTCATTAGATATTGCTTTGTCTGGTGTTATTTTCTCTTTCATGCTAATTAATCTTTTTGATTCTTCCGGAACTTTAATCGGTGTTACCGATAAAGCGGGTTTAGCTGATAAGACGGGTAAATTCCCACAGATGAAACAAGCGCTTTATGTTGATAGTTTAAGCTCAGTCGCGGGTAGCGCAATGGGAACATCTTCAGTCACCGCCTATATTGAAAGTAGTTCTGGGGTAGCGATAGGTGGACGTACAGGATTAACCGCGATTGTGGTTGGCTTGCTATTTTTATTAACCATTTTTATTTCACCGTTAGCTAGTATGGTGCCCGCATATGCGACAGCTGGCGCACTAATTTATGTTGGTGTTTTGATGACATCAAGTCTAACGCGTGTTAAGTGGCATGATTTAACCGAGTCAGTGCCCGCTTTTATCACAGCTGTTATGATGCCTTTTAGTTTTTCAATCACTGAAGGTATCGCATTAGGTTTTATTGCTTATTGTGTAATGAAAATAGGGACAGGACGCTGGCGTGAGATTGGTTCGGCAGTCGTTATTGTGGCGCTATTATTCATTGCAAAAATTATTTTGGTTGATGCTTAA
- the yihI gene encoding Der GTPase-activating protein YihI: protein MKKNRESLNLASRERKKQKKKRGHVAGSRYQNRTDAQNNNCLLMEKDPRIGSKKPIALVIDAKEEKDLNITKPKTNKIEKSILSPEEELALLENDERLATLLTHLEEGKTLAKEEMAYVDKQLERIDCLLKIVGIELDDEEEDDKSDDIMRLLKGK from the coding sequence ATGAAAAAAAATCGTGAATCGCTAAATTTAGCCAGTCGTGAACGAAAAAAACAGAAAAAAAAGCGTGGCCACGTAGCAGGTAGCCGTTATCAAAATAGAACTGACGCCCAAAATAACAATTGTTTGTTGATGGAGAAAGATCCTCGTATAGGCAGTAAGAAACCGATAGCACTAGTGATTGATGCTAAAGAAGAAAAAGATTTAAATATCACCAAGCCAAAAACAAACAAGATAGAAAAATCAATATTATCACCAGAAGAAGAGTTGGCATTATTGGAAAATGATGAACGTTTAGCCACGTTATTAACTCATCTTGAAGAAGGTAAAACATTAGCTAAAGAGGAAATGGCTTATGTGGATAAACAACTGGAGCGAATTGATTGCTTGTTGAAAATAGTTGGTATTGAGCTTGATGACGAAGAAGAAGATGATAAATCGGATGACATTATGCGGCTTTTGAAAGGGAAGTAA
- the hemN gene encoding oxygen-independent coproporphyrinogen III oxidase, with product MSEQSIIWDLSLIQKYNYAGPRYTSYPTALEFNHNYSDSDFAIAASRYPDRPLSLYVHIPFCHKLCYFCGCNKLVTRHKHKADNYLLVLEKEIIKQARLFTNRTVIQMHWGGGTPTYLDKSQLSQLMAMLKSHFDFAADAEISIEIDPREIELHVIDHLRCEGFNRLSMGVQDFNKQVQHLVNRQQDEAFIFALMQRAREVGFNSTSIDLIYGLPKQTAETFAFTLERVLALSPDRLSVFNYAHMPHLFAAQRKIKTQDLPTAEQKLTILQQTIFTLTQNGYQFIGMDHFAKPNDELAIAQRNGVLHRNFQGYTTQQNCDLLGLGVSAISMLGDHYAQNQKDLSAYYQAIENHQHALCKGLSLTQDDCIRRDVIKTLICNFQLVYSDIEDRYQIDFKDYFFADLQLLQPMIADGLVIVGQRELQITAKGRLLIRNICMCFDIYLRNQMRQRQFSRVI from the coding sequence ATGTCAGAGCAGAGTATTATTTGGGATCTTTCCCTCATTCAAAAATATAACTATGCTGGGCCTAGGTATACCTCTTATCCTACTGCGTTAGAATTTAACCACAATTATAGTGATAGTGATTTTGCTATTGCCGCTAGTCGCTATCCTGACAGACCACTGTCTCTTTATGTACATATTCCGTTTTGTCATAAGCTGTGTTATTTCTGTGGTTGTAATAAGCTGGTGACTCGCCATAAACATAAAGCAGATAACTATCTGCTGGTTTTAGAAAAAGAGATCATAAAACAAGCGAGATTATTTACCAACCGAACTGTGATCCAAATGCATTGGGGCGGGGGAACACCAACTTATTTGGATAAATCCCAGCTCAGTCAACTAATGGCAATGTTAAAATCACACTTTGATTTTGCCGCTGATGCCGAAATATCAATTGAAATTGATCCGCGAGAAATAGAATTGCATGTTATTGATCATTTGCGGTGTGAGGGTTTTAACCGCCTGAGTATGGGCGTGCAGGATTTTAATAAACAGGTACAACATTTAGTTAACCGTCAGCAGGATGAAGCGTTTATTTTTGCTTTGATGCAACGTGCACGTGAGGTGGGGTTTAACTCTACCAGTATTGATTTAATTTATGGTTTACCTAAACAGACAGCGGAAACTTTTGCTTTTACTCTAGAGCGAGTATTGGCACTTTCGCCTGATCGTTTAAGTGTCTTTAATTATGCCCATATGCCTCATCTCTTTGCTGCACAACGCAAAATTAAAACCCAGGATCTACCGACAGCAGAACAAAAACTGACTATTTTACAGCAAACGATTTTCACCTTGACACAAAATGGTTACCAATTTATTGGTATGGATCATTTTGCTAAACCTAACGACGAATTGGCTATTGCACAACGTAATGGCGTCTTGCATCGTAATTTTCAGGGCTATACTACCCAGCAAAACTGTGATCTACTGGGATTGGGCGTATCAGCAATTAGCATGTTAGGTGACCATTATGCGCAAAATCAAAAAGATTTAAGCGCTTACTATCAGGCCATTGAAAATCATCAGCATGCATTATGCAAAGGTTTATCCTTAACACAGGATGATTGTATTCGGCGTGATGTGATCAAAACTTTAATCTGTAATTTCCAGCTGGTTTATAGTGATATTGAAGATCGCTATCAAATTGATTTCAAGGATTATTTTTTTGCAGATTTACAGTTATTACAACCGATGATAGCAGATGGCTTAGTGATTGTTGGTCAAAGAGAACTACAAATTACTGCTAAAGGCCGATTACTGATCCGAAATATATGTATGTGTTTTGATATTTATTTGCGCAACCAAATGCGTCAACGTCAATTTTCACGAGTGATTTAG
- the glnG gene encoding nitrogen regulation protein NR(I) has product MQKGKVWIVDDDRAIRWVLERALNNASMECTSFEDMQSVLAALEKTCPDVLISDIHMPDNDGLTLLTRLKQSHPKLPIIIMTAHSDLNTAVNAYQQGAFDYLPKPFDIDETISLVKRALNYYRNQQPNTGSNTSPMASVSKIIGEAPAMQEVYRIIGRLSRSSISVLINGESGTGKELIADALHRHSPKAAGPFIALNMAAIPKELIESELFGHEKGAFTGASQVRQGRFEQAHGGSLFLDEIGDMPLDIQTRLLRVLAEGQFYRVGGYTPIKVDVRIIAATHQCLEQLVQEGKFREDLFHRLNVIRIPLPPLRERSEDIPLLARHFLHQTAQQLGVESKILAPQTETILMSLPWSGNVRQLENVCRWLTVMSSSQEILPQDLPSDLQQNQQFLYSPKKTLATNNKKWLDPLANWTKTALENNKHHLLQEVLPQIERTMLECALTYTKGHKQEAARLLGWGRNTLTRKLKEFGMS; this is encoded by the coding sequence ATGCAAAAAGGTAAGGTGTGGATCGTTGATGATGATAGGGCTATTCGTTGGGTTCTAGAACGAGCATTAAACAATGCCAGCATGGAATGTACTAGCTTTGAAGATATGCAAAGTGTATTAGCTGCATTAGAAAAAACCTGTCCGGATGTTTTAATTTCCGATATTCATATGCCAGATAACGATGGGTTAACACTACTGACACGCCTAAAACAAAGCCATCCTAAATTACCGATTATTATTATGACCGCCCATTCAGATCTCAATACGGCAGTTAATGCCTATCAACAAGGTGCTTTTGATTACTTGCCAAAACCTTTCGATATTGACGAAACGATATCGTTGGTTAAACGCGCACTTAATTATTATCGCAATCAACAACCGAATACTGGATCAAATACTTCTCCGATGGCGAGTGTCAGCAAAATTATTGGTGAAGCACCGGCCATGCAGGAAGTTTATCGAATTATTGGTCGTTTATCTCGCTCCTCGATTAGTGTACTTATTAATGGTGAGTCTGGCACTGGTAAAGAGTTAATTGCGGATGCGCTTCATCGTCATAGCCCTAAAGCAGCTGGGCCATTTATTGCACTAAATATGGCGGCTATTCCTAAAGAACTGATTGAGTCTGAGTTATTTGGTCATGAAAAAGGCGCTTTTACGGGTGCCAGTCAGGTCAGACAGGGACGCTTCGAACAAGCGCATGGCGGTTCACTTTTTCTCGATGAAATTGGTGATATGCCACTTGATATTCAAACGCGCCTGTTACGCGTATTGGCTGAAGGACAATTTTATCGGGTTGGTGGTTATACACCCATTAAAGTTGATGTCCGTATTATTGCGGCAACCCATCAATGTCTCGAACAATTAGTACAAGAAGGCAAATTTAGAGAAGATCTTTTTCATCGCCTCAATGTCATCCGCATTCCTCTCCCACCATTGCGTGAACGGTCTGAAGATATTCCGCTTTTAGCCCGCCATTTCCTCCACCAGACAGCGCAACAACTTGGTGTGGAAAGCAAGATTTTGGCGCCACAGACCGAAACCATCTTAATGTCTTTACCTTGGTCAGGTAATGTGCGCCAGTTAGAAAATGTCTGTCGCTGGCTTACCGTGATGTCTTCCAGCCAAGAGATATTGCCGCAAGATCTGCCAAGTGATTTGCAACAAAATCAACAATTTCTTTATTCACCTAAAAAGACACTAGCGACAAATAACAAAAAATGGCTTGATCCGTTGGCTAATTGGACAAAAACCGCGCTCGAAAATAATAAACACCATTTACTACAGGAAGTTTTGCCGCAGATTGAACGTACCATGCTTGAATGTGCTTTAACCTATACCAAAGGTCATAAACAAGAGGCTGCTCGTTTACTCGGCTGGGGGAGAAATACTCTTACTCGTAAGTTGAAAGAATTTGGTATGTCTTAG
- the glnL gene encoding nitrogen regulation protein NR(II): MKIDNLPIADHILDCLLHNILLLDHKLIVHYANHASRQFFLASPRKLLGTPLPVLFDYCSLNMDLMQKKIKKNLSFTDNEATLVINNHSYIVTISAQPISPCFILLEFSPVNYYRRIEQEQSLQILSRDLIRTLAHEIKNPLGGLRGAAQLLAKTLSNSEQLEYTEVIIEQADRLRNLVDRLLGPQHQGAKTTQSIHQVIERTYHLISLTLPKNIKLIKDYDPSLPEFPHYPEQIEQVLLNLSQNAIQAMEENGGTLTIRTRTAFQTTLQGKTYRLAARIDIEDNGPGIPSQIQDTLFYLTVSHRQGGNGLGLSIVQNIIIDQHAGRIEFSSWPGHTQFSIYLPIKN; this comes from the coding sequence GTGAAAATTGATAATTTACCAATTGCCGATCATATTTTAGATTGCTTATTACATAATATTCTATTACTGGATCATAAACTCATCGTCCATTACGCTAATCATGCTAGCCGCCAATTTTTTTTAGCTAGCCCAAGAAAATTGCTGGGAACACCGCTCCCGGTACTTTTTGATTATTGTTCGCTTAATATGGATTTAATGCAGAAAAAAATAAAAAAAAATCTAAGTTTTACCGATAATGAAGCCACTCTGGTTATCAATAATCACTCTTATATCGTAACTATCAGTGCACAGCCTATTTCACCCTGTTTTATTTTATTAGAATTTTCGCCGGTCAATTACTATCGCCGTATCGAGCAAGAACAATCATTACAAATACTATCACGTGACTTAATCCGAACTTTAGCCCATGAAATAAAAAACCCGTTAGGCGGTTTACGTGGCGCAGCTCAGCTGTTAGCCAAAACCCTTTCTAATTCTGAACAGTTGGAATATACCGAAGTTATTATTGAGCAAGCCGATCGCCTACGCAATCTAGTTGATCGTCTACTTGGCCCTCAACACCAAGGCGCAAAAACAACACAGAGTATCCATCAGGTAATTGAGCGTACTTACCACTTAATATCACTGACGCTACCGAAAAATATTAAATTAATAAAAGACTATGATCCTAGTTTACCTGAATTTCCACACTATCCCGAACAAATTGAACAAGTGTTACTTAATTTAAGTCAAAACGCGATACAAGCAATGGAAGAAAATGGCGGAACCTTGACTATACGGACTCGCACTGCATTTCAAACGACATTACAGGGAAAAACGTATCGACTTGCCGCTCGTATTGATATTGAAGATAATGGTCCTGGCATTCCATCACAGATACAAGATACGCTATTCTATCTCACAGTAAGCCATCGTCAGGGTGGCAATGGTTTAGGACTTTCAATTGTGCAAAATATTATTATTGACCAGCACGCAGGTCGGATCGAATTTTCCAGTTGGCCTGGCCATACGCAATTTTCGATTTATCTTCCTATTAAGAATTAG
- the glnA gene encoding glutamate--ammonia ligase gives MSVEHVLSMIKEQHVKYIDLRFTDTRGKEQHITIPAHQINEDFFEEGKMFDGSSIAGWKGINESDMMLMPDPETAVLDPFFSDSTLIIRCDILEPNTHQGYQRDPRSISKRAENFLCSSGIADKVLFGPEPEFFVFDDIRFGNHISGAYYHIDDIEAAWNSGAQYEEGNKGHRPSVKGGYFPVPPVDSSQNMRSAMCSTMEKMGLIVEAHHHEVATAGQNEVATRFNTMTKKADETQIYKYVVHNIAHSFGKTATFMPKPLVGDNGSGMHCHMSLEKNGTNLFAGDKYGGLSEIALYYIGGIIKHARALNAFTNPTTNSYKRLVPGFEAPVMLAYSARNRSASIRIPIVANPRASRIEVRFPDPAANPYLAFAAQLMAGLDGIMNKIHPGEAMDKNLYDLPAEEAQEIPTVASSLEEALQALAVDRQFLKRGEVFTDETIDSYINLLKNDVQRIQMAPHPLEFEMYYSV, from the coding sequence ATGTCTGTTGAGCATGTTTTATCCATGATAAAAGAGCAGCATGTTAAATATATTGATCTACGCTTTACCGATACCAGAGGTAAAGAGCAACATATCACTATTCCTGCTCACCAAATCAACGAAGATTTCTTCGAAGAGGGAAAAATGTTTGACGGCTCGTCTATTGCCGGTTGGAAAGGAATCAATGAATCAGATATGATGCTTATGCCTGATCCCGAGACGGCAGTACTAGATCCTTTTTTTAGTGATTCAACCCTAATTATTCGCTGTGATATCTTAGAACCGAATACCCATCAGGGTTATCAACGCGATCCACGTTCAATTTCTAAACGCGCCGAAAATTTCTTATGTAGCAGCGGTATTGCTGATAAAGTTTTATTTGGCCCTGAACCTGAATTCTTTGTATTTGATGATATTCGCTTTGGCAACCATATTTCTGGTGCTTATTACCATATCGATGATATCGAAGCAGCCTGGAATTCCGGCGCACAATATGAAGAGGGTAATAAAGGACATCGGCCAAGCGTTAAAGGGGGGTATTTTCCTGTTCCACCCGTTGATTCTTCACAAAATATGCGCTCCGCCATGTGTTCCACCATGGAGAAAATGGGATTAATTGTCGAAGCACACCATCATGAAGTTGCCACCGCAGGTCAAAACGAGGTCGCTACCCGTTTTAATACCATGACTAAAAAAGCCGATGAAACACAAATATACAAATATGTAGTACATAATATTGCCCATTCTTTTGGCAAAACAGCGACATTTATGCCAAAACCACTCGTCGGTGATAACGGCTCTGGCATGCATTGTCATATGTCGCTGGAAAAAAACGGCACCAACTTGTTTGCCGGTGATAAGTATGGCGGGTTGTCTGAAATAGCACTTTATTATATTGGCGGTATTATCAAACATGCACGTGCTTTGAATGCATTTACTAATCCAACCACCAATTCTTATAAACGTTTGGTACCTGGTTTCGAAGCGCCGGTAATGTTGGCTTATTCTGCCCGTAACCGTTCAGCTTCTATTCGCATTCCAATCGTCGCCAATCCCAGAGCATCACGTATTGAAGTTCGTTTTCCTGATCCGGCAGCCAATCCTTATCTAGCCTTTGCAGCACAATTAATGGCAGGTCTCGATGGAATAATGAATAAAATTCATCCTGGCGAAGCGATGGATAAAAATTTATATGATTTACCTGCGGAAGAAGCACAAGAGATCCCAACAGTTGCCAGTTCACTGGAAGAAGCCCTACAGGCGTTGGCTGTTGATCGTCAATTTTTGAAACGTGGTGAAGTATTTACTGATGAAACGATAGACTCGTATATCAACTTATTAAAAAATGATGTTCAACGTATTCAGATGGCACCTCATCCATTAGAGTTCGAAATGTACTACAGCGTTTGA